A window of Exiguobacterium sp. Helios genomic DNA:
ATAGATTGATCTTCAAGAGACTAGTGAGTACCTGGTTACGATTGGTTCAGATAATCCTCAATCATCACGCGATGCGAGCCGACGATCTGCTCCGGTAAATCGGTCAGAGGGAAATACGTTAACGTAACACTTTCTTCGCTGATGCGTAAGGTTCCGGTCGTTTTGGAAGCGACATAAGCCAGCGTGACGCTTTGAAACACATCACCGTTCGCAAGCGTCGTGACATAGTTTTTTCCGGAATAGACACCGAGTAACGTCAAGTCTTCAGCGACAAGACCTGTTTCTTCCAACAGTTCACGGCGTGCAGTTTCGTCTGTTGACTCCGCCCATTCCATCAGACCGCCCGGTAGTCCGAACCGGGCTTGTGTTTCATTCCGTTGCTCAAGCAAAATGTGTCCGTCCTTGATGACGAGAACGACGGCACCAACGAGAATCAGCGGGGTCTGTCCGATTTGCTTTCGGAGTGTCTCGACATAATTCATCGCGGCACCCCTTGATGAAACGGACAGCCGGTTGGCTTGGTTGTTTTTTCAACAGTCGCAGAACGGGCAAAGAAATTCGGACGCTTGACGGCCGGATCGAAATCTTTGTGGAAGACATGCGTCGCGGCACCGCTCATGGGCGGTACGAGCCAGGACCATTCTCCGGTTACGTCCCGTTCACAGGCCGCTTCATTTTTTTCGAACCGGGCAAATTGTTTCGTCGCCGTATGATGGTCGACAATCGTCACGCCGGCCCGTTCAAACGAATCGAGGACAGCATAATTGAGTTCGACGAGTGCCCGGTCTTTCCATAACGACCGTTCGCGGGATGTGTTCAGTCCAAGCTGCTCCGCGACCAGCGGCAAGAGGTTATACCGATCAACATCGGCCAAATTTCTTGCGCCGATTTCAGTCCCCATGTACCAGCCGTTAAACGGGGCGCACGGATAGGAGATACCGCCGATTTCAAGACGCATGTCAGAAATCATCGGGACAGCATACCATTTGACGGTATGGTTTGCGAACAAGTTAAAATCAGGATGTTGAATCGTGACTTCAAGCACCAGTTCATCCGGAATCGGATGCAGACTGACTTGTCCGTCGAGTTCGATCAGTAACGGCAGAAGATCAAAGTCGGTTCCTTGTCCACTCCATCCGAACGACTCACAAAGCGAGGTGAATGCAATGGATGCCGGATCACCAATGATACCATCCAGGGTGTCGTAACCGGCATAACGGATTAATTGATGGTTCAAGATGCGGACCCGGTCGGGATCAAAAATCGTAATCGTCGAACGGATCCGTCCATCGTTGGTCGCGTACTCCATATGATGAAACAAGGTGTCGCGGATCGATTCCACAGTCAGGGCATTCCGGGCATCAATGACGTGAAGTTGCTCCCAAAAGAGGCGCCCGATACAGCGGTTGCTGTTCCGCCAGGCGAGTTTTGCTCCATACGTAAGTTCCTGAAGCGTTTGCGTATACGTACCTGTCCGCAAAATTTCTTCGCGCACTTCATGTAGGCGATGTGCCTCTTGCGGGTATTGTTCTATATAGTCATGAAAAAAGCGTTCGGCTTCAGTGAGTAAAGTAGACACGGCGTAAATCCTTTCTTCATCCAACACGACGATGGTTCTTGCTTCAGTGTACCGTTTGCTTGCGCTTTGTGCCAAACGATAATCGTTAAACGCTTACTTACAAGTTCAAAAGACGTTAAAAGTTTAGAAAGTGTATGGAAAGGGGGATAGAGGAGAGAACTATTCGAAAGTGAGGAAATTGTTATGTCATTATTAAAATCTGTATTTGCCCGATTTTTTGGCGAAGCCTTTTTTGATAAATCGGCTCAACTCGCCTATTATCTGATGTTGTCCTTATTCCCCTTTTTGTTATTTGTAGTTGGATTAGTATCCTTTTTACCGTTCACATCAGGAGACGTTCTTGATTTAATCCGTCCGTTCGCTCCGGCGGAAACATATGAATTGATCCGGAAAAACGTCGTCGGGATTTTTGATGACGGGGGATTGAAACTCGCCTCGATCAGTTTCCTGGCAGCCTTTTGGCTCGCTTCGATGTCGGTGCAGTCATTGGTTCGATCATTGAATGATGCGCTGGAAGTAACGCGGAAAGTGCCGTTTTGGAGAGGGTTACTGCAGGACTTCGGTTTTACGGTCGGCATGATGGTTATTTTACCGATGTCGCTTCTCGTTCCGGTTGCTGAAAAGTTAACGCGGCGTTTCATCACGCATTTTGCCATCGTCAATGATGTCGTCACGAACTACTCCTGGATTTGGTTTTTATTCCGTTGGGGACTCGGATCACTGTTCCTGTTGGTCTTCTTCATTCTGCTGTATCGTGTTCTGCCGAGCGTCCGGTTGACAGTCCGTCAAGTCTTGCCGGGTGCGTTGTTTGCGACAATCGCCTGGCAGGCTGTTTCTGAATTCTTCTCGTATTACGCGGAATTCGGCAGTTACGACCGTCTGTATGGACAACTGGCCGGAATTATCGTCCTGATGACGTGGTTCTATTTGTCATCTGTCGTCCTGATGCTCGGTGGATTGATGAACGCCGAACGGATGCGTCAAAAGAAAGAAGCGAAAGTCTTAAAACCTGAAAAAATCAAACAAGAGACTGTCCGTTAAGGGCAGTCTTTTGTTTGACGTTGAATTACTTTTTGATAGAAGAATACACCGATCAAACCGGTCGTAAACAAGGCGAGCAGAAGTAACGAGAGTTGTTCATAGTGCGTAGTTTTTAAGAACACGCTGGCTGCAACGGCGGCATAAAAACTGCCCAGACTCTTTTTGACGAATTGACTGCTGAAGAGATTGAGGAATGATGCGCCAAGCGGCGAGCCGATGAGTGCTCCGATGATTAAAGCAATCCCTAAAGCAAGCGGAGCCTGTGTACCTGACATGAAGTAACTCGTAACGCCGCCGAGTACAATCAACGTAGCTGCCGCAATACTTGTTCCGATTGCTTGCTTAAGCGGGAAACGAACCCATCCCATCAAGAGTGGTGTCAGTAAAAATCCACCGCTGACCCCCATCAAAGACGACAGGATTCCGGCAGCGGCACCGATTGCGACCAGTTTATAAAACGAGGCGTGCGGCACAGATGTCTCCTGAACCACTTTTTTAGCCGGTTTCAAAAACTGAATGGCAAACAACAGGAGCAGGACGATGTAAAGGGTGGAGATGACCGTATCGGCACCGCTGTGCCGTTCCATCCAAAAGACGACAGGCGTAATCGCAGCGGAGCCGATGATACCGGAAACGCCAATCGTGACAGCATCCCGAAGGTGAAAGTTATTTTGACGGAGATGGGCAAAGGTACCTGTCACCGTCGAACCGAGTGTCAAAAGCAAACTTAAGACGATTGCGGTGCTCGGGGTGTATCCTAATATCAATAAAAGAGGGGTCAGGATGATGCCCCCGCCGATTCCGAAAAAACCGGATAGAATGCCGATTGCGGCTCCGAGTACAAGAAAAAGTAATAAATCCAAGAATGTTCCTTCTTTCTATAAAGTGATACAGATGACTCTACGGGGAAAGTAATGATTAGGAAAATGAATTATACTGATCGTAACGATTAGAAAAATAAATGAGGTGAATCTATGAATTTTAATGAACTGAAGACCTTTGTCGCGTTGGTCGAAACAAAACATTTTACGAAAACAGCGGACCGCTTATACATTTCACAGCCGACGGTCAGTCTCCATTTAAAACATTTGGAAGAACATTTTGGACAAAGTTTAATTCATCGCCATACCTTTAATAAAACGATTGAAATCTCGGAAGCGGGATGGATTGTGT
This region includes:
- a CDS encoding sulfite exporter TauE/SafE family protein — its product is MDLLLFLVLGAAIGILSGFFGIGGGIILTPLLLILGYTPSTAIVLSLLLTLGSTVTGTFAHLRQNNFHLRDAVTIGVSGIIGSAAITPVVFWMERHSGADTVISTLYIVLLLLFAIQFLKPAKKVVQETSVPHASFYKLVAIGAAAGILSSLMGVSGGFLLTPLLMGWVRFPLKQAIGTSIAAATLIVLGGVTSYFMSGTQAPLALGIALIIGALIGSPLGASFLNLFSSQFVKKSLGSFYAAVAASVFLKTTHYEQLSLLLLALFTTGLIGVFFYQKVIQRQTKDCP
- a CDS encoding nitric oxide synthase oxygenase, with amino-acid sequence MSTLLTEAERFFHDYIEQYPQEAHRLHEVREEILRTGTYTQTLQELTYGAKLAWRNSNRCIGRLFWEQLHVIDARNALTVESIRDTLFHHMEYATNDGRIRSTITIFDPDRVRILNHQLIRYAGYDTLDGIIGDPASIAFTSLCESFGWSGQGTDFDLLPLLIELDGQVSLHPIPDELVLEVTIQHPDFNLFANHTVKWYAVPMISDMRLEIGGISYPCAPFNGWYMGTEIGARNLADVDRYNLLPLVAEQLGLNTSRERSLWKDRALVELNYAVLDSFERAGVTIVDHHTATKQFARFEKNEAACERDVTGEWSWLVPPMSGAATHVFHKDFDPAVKRPNFFARSATVEKTTKPTGCPFHQGVPR
- a CDS encoding NUDIX hydrolase; the encoded protein is MNYVETLRKQIGQTPLILVGAVVLVIKDGHILLEQRNETQARFGLPGGLMEWAESTDETARRELLEETGLVAEDLTLLGVYSGKNYVTTLANGDVFQSVTLAYVASKTTGTLRISEESVTLTYFPLTDLPEQIVGSHRVMIEDYLNQS
- a CDS encoding YihY/virulence factor BrkB family protein, which encodes MSLLKSVFARFFGEAFFDKSAQLAYYLMLSLFPFLLFVVGLVSFLPFTSGDVLDLIRPFAPAETYELIRKNVVGIFDDGGLKLASISFLAAFWLASMSVQSLVRSLNDALEVTRKVPFWRGLLQDFGFTVGMMVILPMSLLVPVAEKLTRRFITHFAIVNDVVTNYSWIWFLFRWGLGSLFLLVFFILLYRVLPSVRLTVRQVLPGALFATIAWQAVSEFFSYYAEFGSYDRLYGQLAGIIVLMTWFYLSSVVLMLGGLMNAERMRQKKEAKVLKPEKIKQETVR